One Methanobacterium sp. DNA window includes the following coding sequences:
- a CDS encoding peptidase — MDLEPGWEKKALIVLGIITVIIVIYAFNPFAGTPNVQIQNQTPETPAVTPPPAVVTPNNTTANRTNVNITTNGTGTFQITAEQAKKIAAESGYITGEPIKGIYNVINVWIVPLMKNNKIVKNVYIDASNGNKVFIEVK; from the coding sequence ATGGATTTAGAACCAGGCTGGGAAAAAAAAGCATTAATCGTGCTGGGTATAATAACAGTTATTATTGTAATTTATGCATTTAATCCTTTTGCAGGCACTCCCAATGTGCAAATTCAAAATCAGACACCAGAAACACCTGCAGTAACTCCGCCACCAGCAGTTGTAACTCCTAATAACACAACTGCAAACAGAACCAATGTCAATATAACCACAAATGGTACTGGAACATTTCAAATAACAGCAGAACAGGCTAAGAAGATAGCTGCTGAATCTGGATACATTACTGGAGAACCTATTAAAGGAATATATAATGTTATCAATGTTTGGATTGTTCCCTTAATGAAAAACAATAAAATAGTTAAAAACGTATACATTGATGCATCAAATGGAAATAAAGTTTTCATAGAAGTGAAATGA